Proteins from a genomic interval of Xanthomonas sp. AM6:
- the rplD gene encoding 50S ribosomal protein L4, whose amino-acid sequence MELVITGSNNKVSVSDAVFGRDFSEDLVHQVVVAYRNAGRAGTKAQKTRSEVNGTTKKSKKQKGGGARHGALTAPIFVGGGVTFAAKPRSFEQKVNRKMYRAAICAILSELNRQGRLMVVDAFDVEASKTKGLIEKLKGLEVGKRPLIVTEEASEHLYLSARNLPYVEVRDVQGLDPVSLVGADTVVITADAVKKVEEWLA is encoded by the coding sequence ATGGAACTCGTTATCACGGGTAGCAACAACAAGGTCTCGGTCTCCGACGCCGTGTTCGGTCGCGATTTCAGCGAGGATCTGGTCCACCAGGTCGTCGTCGCCTATCGCAACGCCGGCCGCGCCGGCACCAAGGCGCAGAAGACGCGTTCGGAAGTCAACGGCACCACCAAGAAGTCGAAGAAGCAGAAGGGCGGTGGCGCTCGCCACGGCGCGCTGACCGCTCCGATCTTCGTCGGCGGCGGCGTGACCTTCGCGGCCAAGCCGCGCAGCTTCGAGCAGAAGGTGAACCGCAAGATGTATCGCGCCGCGATCTGCGCGATCCTTTCGGAGCTCAACCGCCAGGGTCGCCTGATGGTCGTCGACGCGTTCGACGTCGAGGCCAGCAAGACCAAGGGCCTGATCGAGAAGCTGAAGGGTCTGGAAGTGGGCAAGCGTCCGCTGATCGTGACCGAAGAAGCGTCCGAGCATCTGTACCTGTCGGCGCGCAACCTTCCCTACGTGGAAGTGCGTGACGTGCAGGGCCTGGATCCGGTGTCGCTGGTCGGGGCCGACACGGTCGTGATCACCGCCGATGCGGTCAAGAAGGTCGAGGAGTGGCTGGCATGA
- the rplB gene encoding 50S ribosomal protein L2 yields MPLMKFKPTSPGRRSAVRVVTPELHKGAPHAALVEKQSKSGGRNHHGRITTRHVGGGHKQHYRVIDFKRNKEGIPARVERIEYDPNRTAHIALLCYADGERRYIIAPKGLKAGDQVIAGSDAPIKTGNTLPLRNIPVGTTVHGIELKPGKGAQIARAAGAAVQLVAREGIYATLRLRSGEMRKVPAECRATIGEVGNDEHNLEKLGKAGAKRWRGVRPTVRGAAMNPVDHPHGGGEAKAGQGNPHPVTPWGVPTKGYKTRHNKRTEQFIVRDRRG; encoded by the coding sequence ATGCCATTGATGAAATTCAAACCCACTTCTCCCGGCCGTCGTTCGGCCGTGCGCGTGGTCACGCCCGAGCTGCACAAGGGCGCCCCGCACGCTGCGCTGGTGGAAAAGCAGAGCAAGTCCGGTGGTCGTAACCACCACGGCCGCATCACCACCCGCCACGTCGGCGGTGGCCACAAGCAGCATTACCGCGTCATCGACTTCAAGCGCAACAAGGAAGGCATTCCGGCGCGCGTGGAGCGGATCGAATACGATCCGAACCGCACCGCCCATATCGCCCTGCTGTGCTACGCCGACGGCGAGCGCCGCTACATCATCGCGCCGAAGGGCCTGAAGGCCGGCGATCAGGTGATCGCGGGTTCCGATGCGCCGATCAAGACCGGCAACACGCTGCCGCTGCGCAACATCCCGGTCGGTACGACGGTACACGGCATCGAGCTGAAGCCGGGCAAGGGCGCGCAGATCGCGCGTGCCGCCGGCGCCGCGGTGCAGCTGGTCGCGCGCGAAGGCATCTACGCCACCCTGCGTCTTCGCTCCGGCGAAATGCGCAAGGTGCCGGCCGAGTGCCGCGCCACCATCGGTGAAGTCGGCAACGACGAGCACAACCTCGAGAAGCTGGGCAAGGCGGGCGCCAAGCGCTGGCGCGGCGTGCGTCCGACCGTTCGCGGTGCGGCCATGAACCCCGTCGACCACCCGCACGGTGGTGGTGAGGCGAAGGCCGGTCAGGGTAATCCGCATCCGGTCACCCCGTGGGGCGTGCCGACCAAGGGTTACAAGACGCGCCATAACAAGCGCACCGAACAATTCATCGTCCGCGATCGTAGGGGCTAA
- the rplW gene encoding 50S ribosomal protein L23 — MSSNEKIFSVLRAPRVSEKTARLQELSNQYVFEISSEATKADVKAAVEQLFDVKVESVNVLNVKGKNKSFRSRSGRRGDWRKAYVRLAEGQSIDVTAKA; from the coding sequence ATGAGCAGCAACGAAAAAATCTTCAGCGTGCTGCGTGCCCCGCGTGTCTCCGAAAAGACCGCGCGCCTGCAGGAACTCTCCAATCAGTACGTCTTCGAGATCTCGAGCGAAGCCACCAAGGCCGATGTCAAGGCCGCGGTCGAGCAGCTGTTCGACGTCAAGGTCGAGTCGGTCAACGTGTTGAACGTCAAGGGCAAGAACAAGTCCTTCCGTTCGCGCAGCGGTCGTCGCGGCGATTGGCGCAAGGCGTACGTGCGTCTGGCCGAAGGCCAGTCCATCGACGTAACGGCCAAGGCCTGA